The Sebaldella sp. S0638 genome includes a window with the following:
- a CDS encoding ATPase, T2SS/T4P/T4SS family encodes MFDLEQAKQDLEEQKRLIKSMLGGINEFLEREDVTDIMLNQDSYIWIDTYTGTEKTIKISEDKAQSIMRTVAKFNNKELDNNNPIISGILPTGERFEGLTGEITHFKTVFSIRKKANRIIALDEYVETGFITKEQKEYITENVKNRKNILVVGGTSSGKTTFTNACLDILKDTTDRIIMLEDTDELQCPAPNQIKLKSTAIIEMKTLLQSTMRMNPIRIIVGELRRGKETQEMLKAWNSGHSGGLSTIHADDCRGGLLKLKQYLQEETEGDSSLMIANSVHVLINIVKENNRRYVREIMEIKDYNEETKKYELQKI; translated from the coding sequence ATGTTTGATTTAGAGCAAGCCAAACAGGACTTAGAGGAACAAAAAAGACTTATAAAATCCATGTTAGGCGGAATAAATGAGTTTTTGGAAAGAGAAGATGTAACAGACATAATGTTAAATCAAGATTCATATATATGGATTGATACTTATACAGGAACAGAAAAAACAATAAAAATAAGTGAAGATAAGGCACAATCTATAATGCGGACAGTTGCAAAGTTCAATAATAAAGAATTGGACAACAATAATCCTATAATATCAGGAATTTTGCCGACTGGGGAAAGATTCGAGGGATTGACAGGGGAGATAACTCATTTTAAAACAGTTTTTTCAATAAGAAAAAAGGCAAATAGAATAATTGCTCTTGATGAATATGTAGAAACAGGTTTTATAACTAAAGAACAAAAAGAATATATAACTGAAAATGTAAAAAATAGAAAAAATATATTGGTAGTTGGTGGAACATCATCAGGAAAAACAACATTTACTAATGCCTGCTTAGATATATTAAAAGACACAACAGATAGAATAATAATGTTAGAGGATACGGACGAATTACAATGTCCTGCTCCCAATCAAATAAAATTGAAGTCTACTGCAATAATAGAAATGAAAACTTTACTACAAAGCACTATGAGAATGAATCCGATCAGAATTATAGTAGGAGAATTACGGAGAGGAAAAGAAACCCAAGAAATGTTAAAAGCTTGGAATTCAGGACATAGTGGCGGATTATCAACAATTCATGCTGATGATTGCAGAGGTGGACTTCTAAAATTAAAACAATATTTACAAGAAGAAACAGAGGGGGATAGTTCTTTAATGATAGCTAATTCTGTTCATGTATTGATAAATATAG